In Vicugna pacos chromosome 27, VicPac4, whole genome shotgun sequence, one DNA window encodes the following:
- the LOXL1 gene encoding lysyl oxidase homolog 1, with translation MSLARARWQLGALVWGACLCVLVHGQQAQPGQGSDQGRWRQLIQWENNGQVYSLLNSGSEYVPAGPQRSEGNSRVLLAGAPQAPQRRSQGGLRRRQAPSLSLPLPGRVGSDTVRGQARHPFGFGQVPDNWREVAVGDSTGMARVRTSVSQQRHGGPASSASVSASAFATTYRQPPSFPQQFPYPQAPFVSQYETYDPASRTYDQGYVYYRTPGGGLGAGAAAAAVASAGVVYPYQPRARYEEYGGGGGEEQPEYPPQGFYPAPERPYAPQPPQPADGLDRRYSHSLYHEGTAGLEQAYPDPGPDAAQPGGDARLGWYPPYGNVPPEAYSPPRAVEPQPPFRVLEPPYLPVRSSDAPPPGSERSGAQQGRLSVGSVYRPNQNGRGLPDLVPDPNYVQASTYVQRAHLYSLRCAAEEKCLASTAYAPEATDYDVRVLLRFPQRVKNQGTADFLPNRPRHTWEWHSCHQHYHSMDEFSHYDLLDAATGKKVAEGHKASFCLEDSTCDFGNLKRYACTSHTQGLSPGCYDTYNADIDCQWIDITDVQPGNYILKVHVNPKYIVLESDFTNNVVRCNIHYTGRYVSTTNCKIVQS, from the exons ATGTCTCTGGCCCGAGCCCGCTGGCAGCTGGGAGCCCTGGTGTGGGGCGCCTGCCTCTGTGTTCTGGTGCACGGGCAGCAGGCGCAGCCGGGGCAGGGCTCAGACCAGGGGCGCTGGCGGCAGCTGATCCAGTGGGAGAACAACGGGCAGGTGTACAGCCTGCTCAACTCGGGCTCAGAGTACGTGCCGGCGGGGCCGCAGCGCTCTGAGGGCAACTCCCGGGTACTCCTGGCGGGCGCCCCGCAGGCCCCGCAGCGGCGCAGCCAGGGGGGCCTCCGGCGTCGGCAGGCCCCGTCcctgtccctgcccctgcccGGCCGCGTCGGCTCGGACACAGTGCGCGGCCAAGCGCGGCACCCCTTCGGCTTCGGCCAGGTGCCCGACAACTGGCGCGAGGTGGCCGTCGGGGACAGCACCGGCATGGCCCGGGTCCGCACCTCTGTCTCCCAGCAACGGCACGGGGGCCCCGCCTCCTCGGCCTCGGTCTCGGCCTCGGCCTTCGCCACCACCTACCGCCAGCCGCCCTCCTTCCCGCAGCAGTTCCCCTACCCGCAGGCGCCCTTCGTCAGCCAGTACGAGACCTACGACCCCGCGTCGCGGACCTACGACCAGGGCTACGTGTACTACCGCACGCCGGGCGGCGGCCTGGGCGCCGGGGCCGCGGCCGCGGCCGTGGCCTCGGCGGGGGTCGTCTACCCCTACCAGCCCCGGGCGCGCTACGAGGagtacggcggcggcggcggcgaggagcAGCCCGAGTACCCGCCGCAGGGCTTCTACCCGGCCCCGGAGAGGCCGTACGCGCCGCAGCCGCCGCAGCCCGCCGACGGCCTGGACCGCCGCTACTCGCACAGCCTGTACCACGAGGGCACCGCGGGCCTCGAGCAGGCCTACCCCGACCCGGGCCCCGACGCCGCGCAGCCCGGCGGCGACGCGCGCCTCGGCTGGTACCCGCCCTACGGCAACGTGCCGCCCGAGGCCTACAGCCCGCCGCGCGCCGTGGAGCCGCAGCCCCCCTTCCGCGTGCTGGAGCCCCCCTACCTGCCGGTGCGCAGCTCCGACGCGCCCCCGCCGGGCTCGGAGCGCAGCGGCGCGCAGCAGGGCCGCCTCAGTGTGGGCAGCGTGTACCGGCCCAACCAGAACGGTCGAG GTCTCCCTGACTTGGTCCCAGATCCCAACTATGTGCAAGCATCCACTTACGTCCAGAGAGCCCACCTGTACTCCTTGCGCTGTGCTGCAGAGGAGAAGTGTCTGGCCAG CACAGCCTACGCCCCGGAAGCCACAGACTACGATGTGCGGGTGCTGCTGCGCTTCCCCCAGCGCGTGAAGAACCAGGGCACCGCAGACTTCCTCCCGAACCGGCCGCGGCACACCTGGGAGTGGCACAGCTGCCACCA acaCTACCACAGCATGGACGAGTTCAGCCACTACGACCTGCTGGACGCGGCCACAGGCAAGAAGGTGGCTGAGGGCCACAAGGCCAGCTTCTGCCTGGAGGACAGCACGTGCGACTTCGGCAACCTCAAGCGCTACGCCTGCACCTCTCACACGCAG GGCCTGAGCCCGGGCTGCTACGACACATACAACGCAGACATCGACTGTCAGTGGATTGACATAACTGATGTGCAGCCCGGGAACTACATCCTCAAG GTGCACGTGAACCCGAAGTACATTGTTTTGGAGTCGGACTTCACCAACAATGTGGTGAGATGTAACATCCACTACACGGGTCGCTACGTTTCTACGACAAACTGCAAAATCGTCCA gTCCTGA